In Ictidomys tridecemlineatus isolate mIctTri1 unplaced genomic scaffold, mIctTri1.hap1 Scaffold_626, whole genome shotgun sequence, the following proteins share a genomic window:
- the LOC144374231 gene encoding uncharacterized protein LOC144374231 yields MGLISWDSIPTHQVLDLLFPSASPSFLGTWVNLYSEASHQPPGFLSLQQLLSMWLLLGGLNLEHQAHHLLAAIEDGKSSQAKPESQADCATSSVPVTAPQPTPEPEPSPREGAEPESRTSGVSTRSSPRPQYNKRMRGRCLIHVYLEKERTTQYRSILVTCQDRAPVIIRRALDAHLLQQEDPENYELLQILSNHQKLRIPADGNVYYALDGRVDYNFLLQETAASKLFKVKPKEFLEPSVAVASRIPAAVSSSSAVAAGPLPQATQTNEWCVRKVTSSSSSLLHSSDQVEDSRFVHVLLEGQSLRETKRILVTCQERVTSLIRRALDQNLLQHEDVDNFELLRMMSLHDKIKVPDHSLMYLSMNPQIKYYFIVRKRREVKGKEFSESTCKSSRPLSHRQVGDTCLIRVHLETQSPKMAKTVLVTCHDRAPVVIRRALELHLLTQEKPEEYELGQIISHRQKLRIPAQANVFYAKNPHTKPNFVLRKRSLSQKNDEWIQPQPPSHPAKKAPALLRMLAKPFCCCVPGRG; encoded by the exons atggggttaatctcctgggattccatccccacccatcaggtgctggatctcttgttcccaag tgcctcaccttccttcctggggacctgggtgaacctctactccgaggcttcccatcagcctccaggctttctgagtctgcagcagctgctatccatgtggctcctgctgggaggcttgaacctggaacaccaagcacaccacctcctggccgcaattgaagatggcaaatcaagccaggcaaagcctgagagccaggcggactgtg ctacaagctcagttcctgtcacggctcctcagccaaccccagagccagagccttctcccagggaaggggcagagccggagtccaggacatcaggggtctctactcggtcctccccaaggccccaatataacaagcggatgagaggcaggtgcctcattcacgtctacctggaaaaggaaaggacaacacagtataggagcatcctg gtgacctgccaggacagggctccagtcatcatccgcagggccttagatgcacacttgctccagcaggaggacccagaaaactacgagcttctgcaaattctctcgaaccatcaga agctgaggatccctgctgatggaaacgtatattacgccctggatggcagagtggattataactttcttcttcaggaaacagctgccagcaagttgtttaaagtcaagccaaaggag ttcttggagccttctgtggcagtggcatccaggatcccagcagctgtgagcagcagctctgcggtggctgcaggaccattgccccaggccacccaaaccaatgagtggtgcgtgagaaaagtcaccagtagcagctcctcactgcttcactccagcgaccaggtggaagacagccgctttgtccacgtcctcctagagggacagagcctgagggagacaaagcgcatcctg gtgacgtgtcaggagagggtgacaagcctcatccgcagggccttggaccaaaatttgttgcagcatgaggatgtggacaactttgagctgctgagaatgatgtctctgcatgaca aaatcaaggtccctgaccactcactgatgtatctgtccatgaatccacaaatcaaatattatttcatcgtgaggaaacgccgcgaggtcaagggaaaggag ttctcagaatcaacctgcaagtcctccaggccgctttcccacaggcaggtgggagacacctgcttaattcgtgtccacttagaaacacaaagtccaaagatggccaagactgttttg gtgacctgccacgatcgggctcctgtcgtcatccgcagggccctcgagctacacttgcttactcaggagaagccggaggaatatgagctgggccaaatcatctctcaccgtcaga agctgaggattccagcgcaggccaacgtattttacgcaaagaaccctcacacgaaacccaacttcgtgctgaggaaaaggagcctctcccaaaagaatgatgagtggatccagcctcaacctccctctcatcctgcaaagaaggctccagccctcctgaggatgcttgcaaaaccattctgctgctgtgtgcctgggcggggctga